The window CGAGCCGCGACGACCGGGGGTCGTCGGCTTGTAGTTACGAATAGCCATGATTTATCCCTCTGGTCCTCAGCCGACAGCCGTGAAGATGTCGATCGAACCGGACTTGAGCGTCACGATGGCGCGCTTGGTGTCCTTGCGCTTGCCGAGACCGAACTTGGTGCGACGGGTCTTGCCCGGGCGGTTCAGCGTGTTGATGCTCGCGACCTTGACCTCGAAGATCTTCTCGATGGCGAGCTTGATCTCGGTCTTGTTCGAGCGGGGGTCCACGATGAACGTGTACTTGCCCTGGTCGATGAGCGCGTAGCTCTTCTCCGAGACGACCGGCGAGATGATGACGTCGCGCGGGTCCTTGTTGAAGCCGCTCATGCGGTGATCTCCTTCGCGGTCTTCGACGCGATGAAGGCGTCGAGGGCGCTCTTGCTGAAGACGACGGCGTCCGACTTGAGGACGTCGTAGGCGTTCAGCTGGCCGTACGAGAGCGCGTGGACGTTCGGCAGGTTGCGGATCGACTTGAGCGTCAGCTCGTCGTTCGACTCGAGCACGATCAGCACGTGCTTGACCGGCGCGACCTTCTCGAGGAGCGTGCGGGCGACCTTGGTCGAGGGCACGTCGGCCTCGACGAAGCCGTCGACAGCCGAGATGCGGCCACCGCGGGCGCGGTCCGAGAGCGAGCCGAGCAGCGCTGCGGCGATCATCTTCTTGGGGGTGCGCTGCGAGTAGTCGCGGGGGGTCGGTCCGTGGACGACGCCACCACCGGTGTGCTCGGGAGCACGGACGGAACCCTGACGGGCGCGGCCGGTGCCCTTCTGCTTGAACGGCTTGCGACCGGCACCGCGGACTTCGCCGCGGTTCTTGGTCTTGTGGGTGCCCTGACGCGCGGCTGCGAGCTGCGCGGTGACGACCTGGTGGATCAGCGGGACGTTGGTCTCGACGTCGAAGAGAGCTGCGGGCAGCTCGACGGTGCCGGACTTGGCACCCGATGCGTCGAGGACGTCGATCGTGGTTGCGGTCGTGGTGGCCATGATCACTTACCCTTCACGGCGGTGCGGACGAAGACGGAGCGGCCACGAGCACCGGGGACGGCGCCCTTGACGAGCAGCAGACCCTTCTCGGCGTCGACGGCGTGCACCGTGAGGTTGAGGACGGTCACGCGGTCGCCACCCATACGACCGGCCATGCGCATGCCCTTGAAGACACGCGACGGGGTCGAGGAAGCACCGATCGAGCCGGGCTTGCGGTGGTTGCGGTGTGCACCGTGCGAGGCGCCGACGCCGTGGAAGCCGTGGCGCTTCATGACACCGGCGAAGCCCTTGCCCTTGGACGTACCGACGACGTCGACCTTCTGGCCCGCCGTGAACGTGCTGTCCACGGTGAGCTCCTGGCCGAGCGTGTACTCAGCGGAGTCGTTGGTACGGATCTCGGTGAGGGTGCGACGCGGGGTCACGCCAGCGGCCTCGAAGTGGCCGGCGGCCGGCTTGTTGACCTTGCGCGGGTCGATGGCACCGGCGGCGATCTGGATCGCCTCGTAGCCGTCGCGCTCAGCGTTGCGGATCTGGGTGACCACGTTCGGGCCGACCTCGATCACGGTGACGGGGATGAACTTGTTGTTCTCGTCCCACACCTGGGTCATCCCGAGCTTCTTGCCGAGGAGGCCCTTGACGGTCTTGGTTGAGTTCGCCATTGGTCAGCCCCCTTACAGCTTGATCTCGATGTTGACGTCTGCCGGCAGGTCGAGTCGCATGAGCGAGTCCACGGCCTTCGGCGTCGGGTCGACGATGTCGATGACCCGCTTGTGCGTGCGCTTCTCGAAGTGCTCGCGCGAGTCCTTGTACTTGTGAGGGGAACGGATCACTGCGATCACGTTCTTCTCGGTGGGGAGCGGCACCGGGCCGACCACGGTCGCACCGGCACGGGTCACCGTGTCGACGATCTTCCGGGCCGACGTGTCGATGACCTCGTGGTCATACGACTTGAGCCGGATGCGGATCTTCTGTCCCGCCATGTGTCTCTTGTCCTCTCTGCGCCGCGCACCCTCTGGCCGCCTGACGCCGCTCGGCTCTGCATTCCTGCAGACCGTGCTGTTTTCCTGAACCAACCGGCCGCATCCGCTGGGGATGACCGCTGTTCACCTGTCAACCGCGCGGGCGACCTTGGCCGTCCAGCGTGGGCAATCGACTTCCTCGCACTCCGGGCGCAACAGTGTCGCGTCCGTCATGACCTCGGGGAGTCGTGTTCTGCTGCCTGCGGCCCAACCCAGCCCTGCTGAACAGGGGGGTTGTGCACTGCCAGAGCAGTGATCCTGCGGACTCGCACCCGCGGGGAATTCGGAACCGGACAAGTCTCGCATGTCCCGAGCCCACGTGCAACCCGGGCGTGTCGCGGAATGCCGGGCGTGTCGACACCGGCTCGCTTCCCCGGATCCACGCGGATCGGACGGTCGGGAGGCACGGCTCCCCGCCGCAACGCGGAGCGCCCTCCGGAGATGGTCCGGAGGGCGCTCGTGGAGACGGTTACTCGGCCGTCACCGGGGGCACGAACCACGGCGGGAAGACCGCCACGCGCGGCGCGTGTCCGCCGTGGTCGGCGAGCACCGCACGGACCGTCTGCCGTGCCTTGTCGTTCGGGACGCCGATCACCGCGACCGACGAGAACGGCACGCTCGGCCCGGCGAGGAGCTCGAGTCCGAGCATCTCCGGGTCGGAGAAGTCGGTGCGACGGATCAGGTTGGTCGCAGCGTCCGGGCCGACCGCGAACCGTGCGTCGTCGGCGTCGGCGTCCTGGTCGGCGACGACCACCGAGGCGCCGAACGCCGACACCGGGACGACGAGCACGACGTAGTCGACGGCGCGCGTGCGGCGCGCGGCGTCGGACCACCGCTCGCCCTCGGCGCCGGTGCGGAGCTCGTCCCAGCGGACGGCGTCCGGCGACAGCGTGAAGGGCACGTGGCTGGCGATGGTGCTGCCGTCGGGCGCTTCGGCCTCGGCGCGGGCGGCACGGGTCTCCGGGCTGCTGACGTCGACGGCGGGCTCCGCCTGGTCGGCCGCCAGGATCGCACCGGACCCGACGATGCCGTCGAGGTTGTCGATGTGGGTCACGTGGTGCGCGCGCAGCGACGCGAAGACCCGGGCCTCCGGCAGCTCGGCCGACGACGACCGGAGTGACGTCGGCGAACGGAGCGACGTCCCCGGGCCGGAGGCCGGCGGGTCGACGCGCAGGTTGGTGGTGATGCGGGTCCGCCGTGGCGTCGGAGCGGCAGGGATCGCCGACTCCTCACGCTGGCGGGGCGCGCAGATGTCGCAGAGCTCGGTGGGGAAACCGTGGATGCACTCGTCAGTCACGACTGTTGTGGGTCCTTCCGTGCCGTGTGGGGTGGTCCGGCACGTCGACCAACGCTACGTCATCCGGACGCCCCCGGGGTCATTGTCGGTAGAGCAGCGCCCGGACCTCGGACTCGGCAGCGTGGATCCGAGCCGGATCGATGGTCTCTCCGTGCTCGTAGGCGTCGAGCAACCGCGGGTCGATGTAGCTCTGCCGGCACACCGTCGGGGTGTTCCCGAGCTCCTCGCTCGCGGCCTTCACGGCGTGGGAGACGGCGCGCTTCCGCTTCGCCTCCGACGACAGCGGACCGGTCCGAGCCAGGTCGACGGCCGCGGCCACCGTGCCGTGCAGGGTGCGGAAGTCCTTCGCCGTGAACTCGTCGCCCGCACGTTCCTTCACGTAGGCGTTGATGTCCTCGGCGGAGAGCGGCTCCCATTCGTCCCCACGGCGTTCGCGGAACGAGAGCAGTCGGGCGTTCGGCCCACGGCGCTTCATGCCGGCGATCACCGTGGCGAGGTCCGGGTCGTGGATGGACGACGACCACTCCTGCCCGCTCTTGCCCGGGAAGTCGAGCTCGATGTCGTCGCCGGAGACGTGCGCGTGCGCACACAGCAGCGTCGAGAGTCCGCGACTGCCGTGCTCGGTGGCGTACCGCTCCGAGCCGACCCGGAGCGAACCCTGGTCGAGCATTCGGAAGGCAGCGGCCAGCGCACGTTGTCTGTCGGGCTCGGGACGCCGCAGGTCCATCGTGACCCCGCGACGCGCGACCGGCAGGGACTCGGCGAGGGCGAGGGCCCGGTCGTACTTGATGCGGTCCATGCGCTCGCGCCACGACGGGTGGTACATGTACTGGCGCCGACCGGCGCCGTCGATCCCCGTCGCGAGCACGTGGCCGTTCTCGTACGGCGAGATCCAGACGTCGTCCCACGCCGGCGGGATGACGAGGTCCTCGAGCCGTTGACGGACCGCGGCATCGGTGACGGTCGCACCATCGGGATCACGGTACGAGAAGCCGCGTCCGCTCCGGACACGGTGGTAGCCACGACCGGAGGTCGTGGAACGGCGCAGGCGGGTCACCTGTCCGAGCCAACTCCACGATGCCTGGGACGCCACACGGGGCGGACCGGCGCCGTCGCAGCGGACCCGCCCCGGGCCTCCCGTCCGACGCCCGTGCGAGCAGTGAGCGGCCGTCAGTGGCGCGTGGACGGGAGACGACAAAGCGGGGCCGAGCCCGAAGGCTCGACCCCGCTGAGGCAGGTAACCGGAGTTACTTGAGGATCTTCTCGACCGTACCGGCGCCGACCGTACGACCACCCTCACGGATGGCGAAGCGGAGGCCCTCTTCCATGGCGATCGGCTGGATCAGCTCGACCGTCATGGCGACGGTGTCGCCGGGCATGACCATCTCGGTGCCCTCGGGCAGCGTGATGACGCCGGTGACGTCCGTGGTGCGGAAGTAGAACTGCGGGCGGTAGTTCGCGTAGAACGGGTTGTGACGCCCGCCCTCTTCCTTCGTCAGGATGTACGCGTTCGCCTGGAACTCGGTGTGCGGCGTGACCGAACCCGGCTTCACGACGACCTGGCCGCGCTCCACGTCCTCGCGCTTGAGGCCACGGATGAGCAGACCGGTGTTGTCACCGGCGACCGCCTGGTCGAGCAGCTTGCGGAACATCTCGATGCCCGTGACGGTGGTCTTCTGCGTCGCGCGGATGCCGACGATCTCGACCTCCTCGTTCAGGTTGAGCGTGCCACGCTCGACGCGACCGGTGACGACCGTGCCACGACCGGTGATCGTGAAGACGTCCTCGATCGGCATCAGGAACGGCTGGTCGGTGGCGCGCACCGGGTCCGGCACGTGCTCGTCGACCTGGGCCATGAGGTCCTGGACCGACTTGACCCACTTCTCGTCGCCCTCGAGCGCCTTGAGCGCAGAGACCTGCACGACGGGAGCGTCCTCGTCGAACTGCTGCGAGCCGAGGAGCTCGCGGACCTCGAGCTCGACGAGCTCCAGGATCTCCTCGTCGTCCACCATGTCGGACTTGTTCAGCGCGACGACGATGTACGGGACGCCGACCTGGCGGGCGAGCAGGACGTGCTCACGCGTCTGGGGCATCGGGCCGTCGGTGGCGGCGACCACGAGGATCGCGCCGTCCATCTGCGCCGCACCCGTGATCATGTTCTTCACGTAGTCGGCGTGACCGGGGGCGTCGACGTGCGCGTAGTGACGCTTCTCGGTCTGGTACTCGACGTGCGAGATGTTGATCGTGATGCCGCGCTGGCGCTCCTCGGGAGCGTTGTCGATCTGCGCGAAGTCACGGGCCTCGTTGAGGTCCGGGTACTGGTCGTGCAGAACCTTGGTGATCGCCGCCGTGAGCGTGGTCTTGCCGTGGTCGACGTGACCGATGGTTCCGATGTTGACGTGCGGCTTGGTGCGCTCGAACTTGGCCTTGGCCACTGTGGGTCCTCCTCAGGACTCGGAAGCGTCATCCCCGGCCGGCCCTGGATGGGCTCGCGACCGTTGATGCGCGGTGTGTGTCTTTACTTTACTTGGTGGCGGGGGGCCCGTCGCCGGGCACCCCCGCCTGTGGAGAGACGCTCGAGCGTCACTCCCCCGCGTTCTTCGCGATGATCTCCTCGGCGACCTTGGCCGGGACCTGGCTGTAGGTCTCGAAGGTCATCGAGTAGACCGCACGACCAGAGGTCTTCGACCGCAGGTCGCCGACGTAGCCGAACATCTCGGACAGCGGCACGCTCGCGCGGACCACCTTGACGCCCGAGGCGTCCTCCATCGAGGCGATCTGGCCACGACGGGAGTTCAGGTCACCGATGACGTCGCCCATGTACTCCTCAGGAGTACGGACCTCGACGGCCATGATCGGCTCGAGGATCGCCGGACCGGCCTTGCGGGCCGCTTCCTTGTAGGCGATCGAACCGGCGATCTTGAACGCCATCTCGGACGAGTCGACGTCGTGCGCCGCGCCGTCCTTGAGGGTGGCCTTCACGCCGACCGTCGGGTAGCCGGCGAGGATGCCGACCTGCATGGCGTCCTGGATACCGGCGTCGACCGACGGGATGTACTCGCGCGGGACACGGCCACCGGAGGTCGCGTTGACGAACTCGTAGACCTTCTCGCTCGTGACCTCCATCGGCTCGAGCGCGATCTGCACCTTGGCGAACTGGCCGGAACCACCGGTCTGCTTCTTGTGGGTGTAGTCGTAGCGCTCGACGACCTTCGTGAGGGTCTCGCGGTAGGCCACCTGGGGCTTGCCGACGCTCGCCTCGACGTGGAACTCGCGCTTCATGCGGTCGACGAGGATGTCGAGGTGGAGCTCGCCCATGCCCTTGATCGTCGTCTGACCGGTCTCGGCGTTGAGCTCGACGCGGAACGTCGGGTCCTCTTCGGCGAGCTTCTGGATGGCCGTGGAGAGCTTCTCCTGGTCGGCCTTCGTGTTCGGCTCGATCGCGACCTCGATGACCGGCTCCGGGAACGTCATCGACTCGAGGACGACCTGGTTGGTCGGGTCGCACAGGGTGTCACCGGTGGTGGTGTCCTTGAGGCCGATGACCGCGTAGATGTGGCCAGCGGTCACGTTGGCGACCGGGTTCTCCTTGTTGGAGTGCATCTGGAAGATCTTGCCGATGCGCTCCTTCTTGCCCTTGGTCGAGTTGATGACCTGTGCACCGGACTCGATCGAGCCGGAGTACACGCGGACGTAGGTGAGGCGACCGAAGAAGGGGTGCACCGCGACCTTGAACGCCAGGGCCGAGAACGGCTCCGACGCGTCGGGCTTGCGGATGATCTCCTTCTCCTCGTCCTTGACGTCGTGGCCGATCATCGGCGGCACGTCGAGCGGGGACGGGAGGTAGTCGATGACGGCGTCGAGCATCGGCTGGACACCGCGGTTCTTGAACGCGGAACCGCACAGCACCGGGTAGAGCGTACTGCTC of the Curtobacterium sp. TC1 genome contains:
- the rplW gene encoding 50S ribosomal protein L23, coding for MSGFNKDPRDVIISPVVSEKSYALIDQGKYTFIVDPRSNKTEIKLAIEKIFEVKVASINTLNRPGKTRRTKFGLGKRKDTKRAIVTLKSGSIDIFTAVG
- the rplD gene encoding 50S ribosomal protein L4; translation: MATTTATTIDVLDASGAKSGTVELPAALFDVETNVPLIHQVVTAQLAAARQGTHKTKNRGEVRGAGRKPFKQKGTGRARQGSVRAPEHTGGGVVHGPTPRDYSQRTPKKMIAAALLGSLSDRARGGRISAVDGFVEADVPSTKVARTLLEKVAPVKHVLIVLESNDELTLKSIRNLPNVHALSYGQLNAYDVLKSDAVVFSKSALDAFIASKTAKEITA
- the rplC gene encoding 50S ribosomal protein L3, whose translation is MANSTKTVKGLLGKKLGMTQVWDENNKFIPVTVIEVGPNVVTQIRNAERDGYEAIQIAAGAIDPRKVNKPAAGHFEAAGVTPRRTLTEIRTNDSAEYTLGQELTVDSTFTAGQKVDVVGTSKGKGFAGVMKRHGFHGVGASHGAHRNHRKPGSIGASSTPSRVFKGMRMAGRMGGDRVTVLNLTVHAVDAEKGLLLVKGAVPGARGRSVFVRTAVKGK
- the rpsJ gene encoding 30S ribosomal protein S10 — encoded protein: MAGQKIRIRLKSYDHEVIDTSARKIVDTVTRAGATVVGPVPLPTEKNVIAVIRSPHKYKDSREHFEKRTHKRVIDIVDPTPKAVDSLMRLDLPADVNIEIKL
- a CDS encoding DarT ssDNA thymidine ADP-ribosyltransferase family protein, yielding MTDECIHGFPTELCDICAPRQREESAIPAAPTPRRTRITTNLRVDPPASGPGTSLRSPTSLRSSSAELPEARVFASLRAHHVTHIDNLDGIVGSGAILAADQAEPAVDVSSPETRAARAEAEAPDGSTIASHVPFTLSPDAVRWDELRTGAEGERWSDAARRTRAVDYVVLVVPVSAFGASVVVADQDADADDARFAVGPDAATNLIRRTDFSDPEMLGLELLAGPSVPFSSVAVIGVPNDKARQTVRAVLADHGGHAPRVAVFPPWFVPPVTAE
- a CDS encoding DNA topoisomerase IB, which codes for MTRLRRSTTSGRGYHRVRSGRGFSYRDPDGATVTDAAVRQRLEDLVIPPAWDDVWISPYENGHVLATGIDGAGRRQYMYHPSWRERMDRIKYDRALALAESLPVARRGVTMDLRRPEPDRQRALAAAFRMLDQGSLRVGSERYATEHGSRGLSTLLCAHAHVSGDDIELDFPGKSGQEWSSSIHDPDLATVIAGMKRRGPNARLLSFRERRGDEWEPLSAEDINAYVKERAGDEFTAKDFRTLHGTVAAAVDLARTGPLSSEAKRKRAVSHAVKAASEELGNTPTVCRQSYIDPRLLDAYEHGETIDPARIHAAESEVRALLYRQ
- the tuf gene encoding elongation factor Tu — its product is MAKAKFERTKPHVNIGTIGHVDHGKTTLTAAITKVLHDQYPDLNEARDFAQIDNAPEERQRGITINISHVEYQTEKRHYAHVDAPGHADYVKNMITGAAQMDGAILVVAATDGPMPQTREHVLLARQVGVPYIVVALNKSDMVDDEEILELVELEVRELLGSQQFDEDAPVVQVSALKALEGDEKWVKSVQDLMAQVDEHVPDPVRATDQPFLMPIEDVFTITGRGTVVTGRVERGTLNLNEEVEIVGIRATQKTTVTGIEMFRKLLDQAVAGDNTGLLIRGLKREDVERGQVVVKPGSVTPHTEFQANAYILTKEEGGRHNPFYANYRPQFYFRTTDVTGVITLPEGTEMVMPGDTVAMTVELIQPIAMEEGLRFAIREGGRTVGAGTVEKILK
- the fusA gene encoding elongation factor G, producing the protein MAQDVLTDLNKVRNIGIMAHIDAGKTTTTERILFYTGITHKIGEVHDGAATMDWMAQEQERGITITSAATTCFWDNNQINIIDTPGHVDFTVEVERSLRVLDGAVAVFDGKEGVEPQSETVWRQADKYNVPRICFVNKMDKLGADFYYTVDTIINRLGAEPLVLQLPIGSESSFEGVVDLVQMRALTWRGDAKGDVAMGAKYEIEEIPADLQDRAAEYREKLIERVAEADDVLMERYLEGDTDFSVAEIKAAIRALTVSSTLYPVLCGSAFKNRGVQPMLDAVIDYLPSPLDVPPMIGHDVKDEEKEIIRKPDASEPFSALAFKVAVHPFFGRLTYVRVYSGSIESGAQVINSTKGKKERIGKIFQMHSNKENPVANVTAGHIYAVIGLKDTTTGDTLCDPTNQVVLESMTFPEPVIEVAIEPNTKADQEKLSTAIQKLAEEDPTFRVELNAETGQTTIKGMGELHLDILVDRMKREFHVEASVGKPQVAYRETLTKVVERYDYTHKKQTGGSGQFAKVQIALEPMEVTSEKVYEFVNATSGGRVPREYIPSVDAGIQDAMQVGILAGYPTVGVKATLKDGAAHDVDSSEMAFKIAGSIAYKEAARKAGPAILEPIMAVEVRTPEEYMGDVIGDLNSRRGQIASMEDASGVKVVRASVPLSEMFGYVGDLRSKTSGRAVYSMTFETYSQVPAKVAEEIIAKNAGE